A segment of the Allosaccharopolyspora coralli genome:
GTCCCGAACACAACGAAGCCGACCATGCGGCGTGGACCTCGAGCATCGACCACGTCCGGCGCACACCCGGTTTCCCGTTACGGGACGGCTGGCCGCCGCAGGACGGCATGGGGCTCGACGCGAACCTCGCCGATCTCCGCAAGCACGCCGAGGACTTCGGGAAGCACCGGGGTTTCACGTTCACCGTGCTCGACGCCGAAGACGCCGCCGACGTGATCGGGTGCGTGTACGTGTATCCGGCGGAGGGCGATGCCACCGTGGCCCACGCGCGCTCATGGGTGCGCGCAGACCGGGCGGACATGGACCTGCCGCTCCGGCATGCGGTGCACGAGTGGCTGAGGTCCGAATGGTGCTTCGGCACGATCCGCTACGACGGGCTCTAGGCCTCGATGCTGGCTCTCGTCGGCGGGGCCGTCGCTTCCCAGAGTGAGATCAACGGCAGGCGCTCAGAACAGGACGGTGGCGAACACGCCGCGTTCCTCGAAGCCGATCTTGCGGTAGGCGATCCGCGCGGCGACGTTGAACCCGTTGACGTACAGGCTCGCGGTCCGGCCGATCGCCGACAACCGCTCCGCCACCGCCGCGGTTCCGCGGGTGCCGAGGCCACAACTACGCCGGTCCGGATGCACCCACACGCCCTGGATCTGCCCCACCGAACGCGACAACGCCCCGATCTCGGCCTTGAACACCACCTCGTCGCCGTCGAATCGGGCGAACGCGCGACCACCCGCGATCAGCTCGGCCACCCGAGCGCGGTAGCCGGCGGCTCCACCGTTCGCGCACGGGTCGATGCCCACCTCCTCGGTGAACATCGCGATCGCGGCAGGCAGGTAACGGTCCAGCTCGTCCGGCCGAACCCGGCGTACCAGCGGATCCGGGTCGACCTGCGGGGGCGTGTCGAGCACCATCACCGGCTGCTCCGGGCGGATCTCCCGCGGCGGTCCCCAACCCGATGCCAGCTCGCTCCACAGGCCCAGAACCTGCTCCGAGGGGCCGACCAGCGAGGAACACACGCGGCGGCGACTCAGCGCGCGGTCGGCGAAGGCGCGCATCGCGGTGGCGTCACCCTGCAACGGGATGAGGTTGACGCCGGAGAAGCACAGGCCGTCGAGTCCGCCGAAACCCCACAGTTCACCGCCGAGCCGCCACGGGTGCAGCCCGGCGGTCTCGAAGCGGGCGGCCACCATGCACGCGGCGACGGGATCGGCCTCGAGAACGGACCGAACCTCTCGCGCGTCACTGTCCTCGAGCAACCGCGCCCCGGCGAGCTTCAGCACGGAGCAAGAGTGCCAGACGACCCGGAGGGTGCGCTCTCCCGCCCTCGGACAGTGGCGGGAACTGCCGACGCCATCACCCGAAAAGGGCAAGACCTGCGCCCGGCGCCGGGCGACAGCGGTGCCGCCTGCGATCAGCCGACGGTGACGCTGGGTGCCTCACCCGTGGTTTCGTCCATGTCCTCGGCGATGCGCGAGGCTTCCTCGATCAGCGTCTCGACGATCTGCGCCTCGGGAACGGTCTTGATGACCTCGCCCTTGACGAAGATCTGGCCCTTGCCGTTACCGGAAGCCACCCCGAGGTCGGCCTCGCGAGCCTCGCCGGGACCGTTGACGACACAGCCCATCACGGCCACGCGCAGCGGCACCTCCATGCCTTCCAGACCAGCGGTGACCTCGTCGGCGAGCTTGTAGACGTCGACCTGCGCGCGCCCGCACGACGGGCAGGAGACGATCTCGAGCTTGCGGGGGCGCAGGTTCAGCGACTGCAGGATCTGGGTGCCGACCTTGATCTCCTCGACCGGCGGCGCGGACAGCGACACCCGGATCGTGTCGCCGATGCCCTGCCGCAACAGCGCGCCGAACGCGACGGCCGACTTCACGGTGCCCTGGAACGCAGGCCCGGCCTCGGTGACGCCGAGGTGCAGCGGGTAGTCGCACTGCTCGGCGAGCAGCTCGTAGGCGCGCACCATCACGACCGGGTCGTTGTGCTTGACGGAGATTTTGATGTCGTGGAAGTCGTGTTCCCCGAACAGGCTCGCCTCCCACAGCGCCGACTCGGCCAGCGCCTCGGGAGTGGCCTTGCCGTGCTTCTCCAACAACCGCTTGTCCAGCGACCCGGCGTTGACGCCGATCCGGATCGGCGTGCCGTGGTCCTTCGCGGCCTGCGCGATCTCCTTGACCTGGTCGTCGAACTTGCGGATGTTGCCCGGGTTGACGCGGACGGCCGCACAGCCCGCCTCGATGGCGGCGAAGACGTACTTCGGCTGGAAGTGGATGTCGGCGATGACCGGGATCTTCGACTTCTGCGCGATGATCGGGAGCGCTTCGGCATCGTCCGATGTGGGGCAGGCGACCCGGACGATGTCGCAACCGGACGCCGTCAGCTCCGCGATCTGCTGGAGGGTGCCGTTGATGTCGGTGGTGTTGGTCGTCGTCATCGACTGGACCGAGATCGGGTGATCGCTGCCCACTCCGACCGGACCGACCTGCAACTGCCGGGTCGTGCGGCGCTCGCTCAAGGTCGGTGCCGGCGTGCCGGGCATACCCAGATCGATGGTCATCGGGTTCTCTCCACCTTCGGCTGTGCTCGGATGCCTGTCCCCGTGCGCGGTGGGGTGCCGCGTCGGGCCTCAGCCGCTCTCCACAATACCGGCGACCCCCTCGCACCCCGCGCTCCCGGCACCTGCGTCCTGCGTCACCCCGGCACGCGTGAGCCTTTTTGGTGCCTATAGCAACCACAAAGGCTCACGCGGCCCGGCAGGGCACTCGGCCGCACCCGTCAGAACAAGGTGAGCGGGTGTCAGAACAGGGTCACCGGGTTGACTATGTCGGCGACCAGTACCAGCAGCGAGTACGCGATGAACACGAGACTCACCGCGTAGGCCAGCGGCATGAGCTTGGCGGTGTCGAACGGACCCGGGTCCTTGCGTCGGAAGAGCTTGGCGAACCCGCGGCGCACGGACTCCCACATGGCACCGGCGATGTGGCCGCCGTCGAGCGGCAGGATCGGCAGCATGTTCAGCACGAACAGCGACAGGTTCACCCCGGCCAGCAAGTTGACCATGGTGATGAGCCGCTCGTCCACGCTCGCCTGCTCGTAGGAGAGCACCTCGCCCCCGATTCGGCTCGCACCGACGATGCCGACGGGCGAGTCCTGTTCCCGCTCGTCCCCGCCGATGGCGGCGACGAGGTCCGGGACGCGCTGCGGGAGCTGCAGGACCTTCTGCACGGTGAGGGTGATGATCTCGCCGAACCGCTGGGCGACCTCCCCCGGCCCTTGCTGGACGAGCACCTGGGTGGGGGCGAGACCGAGGAAGCCGACGCGTTCGGTGTCCCCCGAGCCGTCGAGTGCGTACTGCTCGCTCTGCATGAGCGTGGCGGTGAGCATCTCGCGCTGGCCGTCGCGTTCGACCACGACCGGAACGGTGCCACTGGAGTTGCGGATGGCCACCCGCAGCTCGTCCCAGCTGGCGTAGGACCTGCCGTCGAACTCGACGATCTCGTCGCCGGGCTGGAATCCGGCCTGCGCGGCGGGGGACGGCGGCGCTCCGGCGGGGCAGTTCTCCTTGTCCTGCGCGTCGGCGGGAATGACGCATTCGCTGACGGTGGCGACCGTCTTCGTCGGTTCCTGCGCGCCGTAGCCCATGAGGATGCCCGCGAAGATGCCGATGGCCAGAATCAGGTTCATGAACGGGCCGCCGAACA
Coding sequences within it:
- a CDS encoding RNA-binding protein is translated as MTFVPAGFVPPRAFATAEFVLAPLGPEHNEADHAAWTSSIDHVRRTPGFPLRDGWPPQDGMGLDANLADLRKHAEDFGKHRGFTFTVLDAEDAADVIGCVYVYPAEGDATVAHARSWVRADRADMDLPLRHAVHEWLRSEWCFGTIRYDGL
- a CDS encoding GNAT family N-acetyltransferase, which translates into the protein MLKLAGARLLEDSDAREVRSVLEADPVAACMVAARFETAGLHPWRLGGELWGFGGLDGLCFSGVNLIPLQGDATAMRAFADRALSRRRVCSSLVGPSEQVLGLWSELASGWGPPREIRPEQPVMVLDTPPQVDPDPLVRRVRPDELDRYLPAAIAMFTEEVGIDPCANGGAAGYRARVAELIAGGRAFARFDGDEVVFKAEIGALSRSVGQIQGVWVHPDRRSCGLGTRGTAAVAERLSAIGRTASLYVNGFNVAARIAYRKIGFEERGVFATVLF
- the ispG gene encoding flavodoxin-dependent (E)-4-hydroxy-3-methylbut-2-enyl-diphosphate synthase — encoded protein: MTIDLGMPGTPAPTLSERRTTRQLQVGPVGVGSDHPISVQSMTTTNTTDINGTLQQIAELTASGCDIVRVACPTSDDAEALPIIAQKSKIPVIADIHFQPKYVFAAIEAGCAAVRVNPGNIRKFDDQVKEIAQAAKDHGTPIRIGVNAGSLDKRLLEKHGKATPEALAESALWEASLFGEHDFHDIKISVKHNDPVVMVRAYELLAEQCDYPLHLGVTEAGPAFQGTVKSAVAFGALLRQGIGDTIRVSLSAPPVEEIKVGTQILQSLNLRPRKLEIVSCPSCGRAQVDVYKLADEVTAGLEGMEVPLRVAVMGCVVNGPGEAREADLGVASGNGKGQIFVKGEVIKTVPEAQIVETLIEEASRIAEDMDETTGEAPSVTVG
- a CDS encoding M50 family metallopeptidase, yielding MLVVLGILIFFVGLLVSIAWHELGHLAAAKMFGVKVTQYMVGFGRTVWSRKKGDTEYGIKAIPFGGYIRMIGMFPPQKEEEYGRTASSAPWRVMIEDARQAAAEEVTPQDAHRQFYQRSPWKRIIVMFGGPFMNLILAIGIFAGILMGYGAQEPTKTVATVSECVIPADAQDKENCPAGAPPSPAAQAGFQPGDEIVEFDGRSYASWDELRVAIRNSSGTVPVVVERDGQREMLTATLMQSEQYALDGSGDTERVGFLGLAPTQVLVQQGPGEVAQRFGEIITLTVQKVLQLPQRVPDLVAAIGGDEREQDSPVGIVGASRIGGEVLSYEQASVDERLITMVNLLAGVNLSLFVLNMLPILPLDGGHIAGAMWESVRRGFAKLFRRKDPGPFDTAKLMPLAYAVSLVFIAYSLLVLVADIVNPVTLF